The following proteins come from a genomic window of Pichia kudriavzevii chromosome 1, complete sequence:
- a CDS encoding uncharacterized protein (PKUD0A10910; similar to Saccharomyces cerevisiae YLR212C (TUB4); ancestral locus Anc_7.323) encodes MGLFDPKNVYLSEDGSGAGNQWVEGYLKGKRALDDVLDIIDRELDSCDNLEGFQLIHSVSGGTGAGFGSFLLETLSDRYSKKLIQTYSIFGNSEVVVQPYNTMLTLKRLIQNSDANVVFDNKSITTIASNNLKVTSPSYSDINKVISTVMSATTNTLRFPSYSYNSLTSIVSTLIPTPDLHFIIPSYTPFTSDYVKNAAKEIRRSTTYDVVLELLDKKLRMCCQGDKQETVLAMMDIIIRSNTAIDPRESTNIQKAVIKARSRINFAPWTPSSIHLGMGQRSWTSKKPCEKDIVSGLMLTNSSSIVHLLQDISRQYDKLMSKNAFLNNYFKSDYEQECGDIVQEFQDSREIVEALMEEYRLSESLAYMEEDYVDAQEDNHNHNHNHGHDDQDIEML; translated from the coding sequence ATGGGGTTGTTTGATCCGAAAAACGTATACCTATCAGAGGACGGCAGTGGTGCCGGTAATCAATGGGTTGAAGGATACTTGAAAGGTAAAAGAGCATTGGATGATGTGTTAGATATCATTGACAGAGAGTTAGATTCATGCGATAACCTAGAAGGGTTTCAGTTGATTCATTCAGTTTCTGGAGGTACTGGTGCAGGATTTGGATCGTTCTTGCTGGAGACTTTAAGTGATAGATATAGTaaaaaattgattcaaACATATTCTATATTTGGTAATTCTGAAGTTGTTGTACAGCCTTACAATACCATGTTGACTTTGAAAAGGCTAATTCAAAATTCTGATGCGAACGTTGTATTTGACAATAAATCAATCACGACCATTGCCTCCAATAATCTAAAAGTGACTAGTCCGTCGTATAGTGACATCAACAAAGTCATATCGACAGTTATGTctgcaacaacaaacacTTTGAGGTTCCCGTCATATTCTTATAATTCCTTGACCAGTATAGTGTCGACTTTGATTCCTACTCCGGATTTACATTTCATCATTCCAAGTTATACACCTTTTACTAGCGACTATGTTAAAAATGCGGCCAAAGAAATCCGGAGAAGTACAACTTATGACGTGGTATTAGAACTTTTAGACAAGAAGTTGAGGATGTGCTGCCAGGGGGACAAGCAGGAGACTGTATTGGCGATGATGGACATCATTATCCGGTCGAACACTGCGATTGATCCAAGGGAGAGTACAAATATACAAAAGGCGGTTATCAAGGCCAGATCAAGAATCAATTTTGCACCATGGACGCCATCATCAATACATTTAGGCATGGGACAGAGGTCATGGACGAGCAAGAAGCCGTGTGAGAAGGATATAGTCAGCGGCCTGATGCTCACCAATTCGTCGTCTATTGTTCATCTATTACAGGACATCAGCAGACAGTATGATAAGTTGATGAGTAAAAATGCATTTCTGAACAACTACTTCAAGAGTGACTACGAACAGGAATGTGGAGATATTGTGCAGGAATTTCAGGATAGTCGGGAAATCGTGGAAGCATTGATGGAGGAGTATCGACTAAGTGAGAGTCTCGCTTATATGGAGGAGGATTACGTAGATGCGCAAGAAGATAACCATAACCATAACCATAACCATGGCCATGATGACCAAGATATCGAAATGTTGTAA
- a CDS encoding uncharacterized protein (PKUD0A10920; similar to Saccharomyces cerevisiae YOR306C (MCH5); ancestral locus Anc_8.783) — MDDNSSSCDRGEIASKRRFRDDVENEEKMDVETIEEIILDYPEGGRVAYFTLLGCFLGLIGVFGLWNSTGAIESYISTHILAGESDIAISMIFALFSFFVMFGILISGIIFDKYGGKKLCYSGTVLVTGGLMATANCKELYQFILAFGIVCGTGCALLTGPLVTSAGHFFSKRRGAAMSVVMPGASLGGVIWPLVCRSLFPKVGFEWTIRTLGFCIGLLTVISSFLVQDRHEDILRIKQLNEGDQRKEQTMREKLDDLVDFKSFKDLTFMVLTLALFLNEFSLLMVSTYIPSYALNKGFSESVSLIALTVYNAAGVVGRVIPTLLSDKFGNFNVMIIISGIMTLSIWILWLPFGSNLGCFLTFTITFGFASAGTLAITPLCTSAISKPKDFGKRYGTAYFCVSFCNLLSLPIGMSLTETSLGYNAMVIFGGATCTLCTACFIYTRYRVGGFKKISI; from the coding sequence ATGGATGACAACAGTAGTTCGTGCGATCGGGGAGAAATTGCATCCAAGAGACGATTCAgagatgatgttgaaaatgaggaGAAGATGGACGTTGAGACCATTGAGGAGATTATCCTAGATTATCCTGAGGGAGGCAGGGTTGCATATTTTACCCTCCTAGGGTGTTTCCTTGGGTTGATAGGAGTCTTTGGTCTTTGGAATTCAACTGGTGCAATTGAGTCGTATATCAGCACCCATATATTAGCCGGTGAAAGCGACATTGCCATTTCTATGATTTTTGccttgttttcctttttcgtTATGTTTGGTATTCTCATTTCCGGTATAATATTTGACAAGTATGGAGGTAAGAAGCTATGCTATTCCGGGACGGTTCTTGTTACTGGAGGGTTAATGGCTACCGCCAATTGTAAGGAGCTATATCAATTTATACTTGCCTTTGGTATTGTTTGTGGAACTGGATGTGCATTATTGACTGGGCCATTGGTTACAAGTGCAGGccattttttctccaaaagGAGGGGTGCAGCCATGTCTGTTGTTATGCCGGGAGCATCATTAGGTGGTGTTATATGGCCATTAGTTTGTAGGTCGCTATTTCCAAAAGTTGGGTTTGAATGGACCATTCGAACTTTAGGATTTTGCATTGGCCTATTAACGGTAATTTCGTCATTTCTTGTTCAGGATAGACACGAGGATATCCTGAGAATTAAACAGTTGAATGAGGGAGATCAAAGGAAAGAGCAAACAATGCGGGAGAAGCTTGATgatcttgttgatttcaaatctttcaaagatttgacATTTATGGTTCTTACTTTGGCCttgtttttgaatgaaTTCTCGCTTTTGATGGTTAGCACATACATTCCATCCTATGCATTAAATAAAGGGTTTTCAGAGagtgtttctttgattgcaTTGACTGTTTACAATGCTGCCGGTGTTGTTGGAAGAGTCATTCCGACGTTGCTTTCCGATAAGTTTGGGAATTTCAACGTGATGATCATTATATCGGGTATTATGACGTTATCAATTTGGATACTATGGTTACCGTTTGGGTCCAATTTGGGGTGTTTCCTCACATTCACCATAACCTTTGGATTTGCGTCGGCAGGAACATTGGCCATCACCCCCCTATGCACTTCGGCGATATCCAAGCCCAAGGATTTTGGTAAGAGGTACGGAACGGCATATTTCTGTGTCTCCTTTTGTAATCTACTCAGTTTACCAATTGGCATGTCCTTAACAGAGACCTCGTTGGGTTATAATGCCATGGTGATATTTGGAGGTGCTACATGTACATTGTGTACTGCATGTTTCATCTACACACGATACCGTGTGGGCGGGTTCAAGAAAATCAGTATTTAG
- a CDS encoding uncharacterized protein (PKUD0A10930): MDVVYRKPHFEGKVSAAAGGRKGDDLQISSDSEWVLFGSKYPNEGTRTRTRVSASADVGAEADVYVATTLRQSSDHEESILSSRSVGSGSVNARELDGGYVISDFDEHLSTESDWRYKYDGEDGSYDYDYDGDDAHDEDNDSLLDDVRTQMDEIVQDSEEAHRRRKRHQLISRVNEWQDTVALPRAASAAVARVRGRRGALPMGSPEHLWAARETVAPVPAAVVRQAARGLTRALCRTEGPVPAEGVFLSNPDLERFLPASWKKVILNSLIVGHHMRHDHCNFWFSEGRSTSISTGISTG; encoded by the coding sequence ATGGACGTTGTGTATCGGAAACCGCATTTTGAAGGCAAGGTCTCTGCTGCGGCGGGGGGCAGGAAGGGAGACGATTTACAGATTAGTAGTGACTCGGAGTGGGTCTTGTTTGGATCAAAGTATCCAAATGAAGGCACGAGAACACGCACACGTGTGTCGGCGAGTGCTGATGTGGGTGCCGAAGCCGATGTCTATGTGGCGACGACGCTGAGACAGAGCTCTGATCATGAGGAGAGCATATTGAGTTCAAGGAGTGTTGGCAGCGGCAGTGTAAATGCCAGGGAATTGGACGGCGGATATGTCATTAGCGATTTCGATGAACATCTTAGCACCGAGAGCGATTGGCGGTATAAGTACGACGGAGAAGATGGTTCTTACGATTACGATTACGATGGCGACGATGCTCATGATGAAGATAACGACTCTCTCCTAGACGATGTACGTACACAAATGGACGAAATTGTACAAGATAGTGAGGAGGCTCACCGAAGGAGAAAACGACACCAACTAATTTCGCGGGTGAATGAATGGCAAGACACTGTGGCCCTTCCAAGGGCGGCGTCGGCGGCGGTAGCACGTGTCCGCGGGCGGCGCGGCGCACTTCCAATGGGGTCTCCTGAACATTTGTGGGCAGCTCGGGAAACGGTAGCACCGGTGCCTGCGGCGGTTGTGCGGCAGGCGGCCCGCGGACTCACACGGGCGCTTTGCAGAACCGAAGGCCCTGTCCCAGCGGAGGGCGTTTTTCTGAGCAACCCGGACTTGGAACGCTTTCTCCCCGCAAGCTGGAAAAAAGTTATCCTGAATAGCCTTATAGTAGGGCACCATATGCGGCACGACCACTGCAATTTTTGGTTCAGTGAGGGACGTAGCACCAGTATTAGCACAGGAATAAGCACAGGTTAG
- a CDS encoding uncharacterized protein (PKUD0A10940; similar to Saccharomyces cerevisiae YDR346C (SVF1); ancestral locus Anc_5.397) encodes MWKLVQSGLSVVAGTAEPEYGAEAIHPVGFNLEEGDPKYSDLTIEDMKYVSPNHTNVETQTFYFEDDSYAGFAQVIHSNVIGLHTTAQFTFKLFPKANPKDFVWTSTKLENFSIEDGTDFKADGLTIVLNKDTADEYQLDSSVNKLTEVHLTMKRIGQGIKFGKDGQTLYGTDIDNPWGNMRHVFWPRCHVNGEIILRELKPGQDVDYLEPSELEYLDKEKIEIKDGLTMYVMALQGMKPHHAAATWDFLNYQSKDYSVVIMEFTTPPSYNTTKVSVCMTVDKDGKVILATMNNKTEHLDCEKDETSGWEVPKRIQYTMTDDDAEEEERVQVQVRGDLKCLCERVDVMAEIPQFVKNIVSGVAGTKPYIFQFSNEMELTIKRGDKVEVDEKGYAYSETTFITAI; translated from the coding sequence ATGTGGAAATTAGTACAATCGGGACTCTCTGTTGTTGCCGGCACTGCCGAGCCAGAATATGGAGCAGAGGCGATCCATCCAGTTGGATTTAATTTAGAGGAGGGAGACCCAAAATACAGTGATTTGACGATTGAGGACATGAAGTATGTCTCTCCTAACCACACCAACGTTGAGACGCAAACGTTCTATTTTGAGGACGACTCTTATGCTGGTTTTGCGCAGGTGATTCATTCCAATGTCATTGGGTTACATACAACTGCCCAATTCACATTCAAGCTTTTCCCCAAGGCGAATCCCAAAGATTTTGTTTGGACGTCCACAAAGCTAGAGAACTTTTCCATTGAGGACGGCACCGACTTCAAGGCCGACGGGTTGACGATTGTGTTGAATAAGGACACGGCCGATGAATACCAGCTTGACTCCAGTGTCAATAAGTTGACCGAGGTGCATCTCACCATGAAGCGTATTGGACAGGGCATCAAGTTCGGTAAGGATGGCCAAACCCTGTATGGTACAGACATTGATAATCCTTGGGGGAATATGAGACATGTCTTTTGGCCTAGATGCCACGTGAATGGTGAAATCATTTTGCGGGAGCTCAAGCCGGGACAAGATGTTGACTATTTAGAACCGTCGGAATTGGAATATCTCGATAAGGAGAAAATCGAAATTAAAGATGGTTTGACTATGTACGTTATGGCATTACAAGGTATGAAGCCTCATCATGCAGCTGCAACTTGGGATTTCTTGAACTACCAATCCAAGGATTATTCTGTTGTAATCATGGAATTCACAACTCCGCCTTCGTACAATACAACCAAGGTCTCTGTTTGCATGACTGTTGATAAGGATGGTAAGGTCATTCTTGCTACTATGAACAACAAAACTGAGCATTTGGACTGTGAGAAGGACGAGACTTCTGGTTGGGAGGTTCCAAAGAGAATCCAATACACAATGACCGATGATGATgctgaagaggaagagagAGTCCAAGTTCAAGTCAGGGGTGATTTGAAATGCCTATGTGAGAGAGTCGATGTTATGGCGGAGATTCCTCAGTTTGTCAAGAACATCGTCAGTGGAGTTGCAGGCACTAAGCCAtatattttccaattcagTAATGAGATGGAGCTGACCATCAAAAGAGGCGAcaaagttgaagttgatgaaaagggATATGCATACAGTGAGACGACTTTTATCACTGCCATTTAA
- a CDS encoding uncharacterized protein (PKUD0A10950; similar to Saccharomyces cerevisiae YHR009C (TDA3); ancestral locus Anc_5.592) — protein sequence MPPASTLTSTSTSTSASTRTTNPTTTTNVPEQQPEFITYSTTPSGAHKGKTHYIIVGAGIIGVCIAFYLTRHPKFDPKKHHITILEGKRVAGGASGKAGGLLALWAFPQQIVPLSFQLHQDLANEFDGESEWGYRRLTTISVEGDISDSRLEMIERQRMSRNPNDDMRKSLKMNRQHINNSNDNSNNNNNSTTSIGNNNNNSNGNGNDSSISQVDVMSKPMSRATTIKKNSIEIESNNSNSTDKSSSHLPKNLGWINDKVINDWNQLGNESTTAQVHPYQFTTFILNQCIQTGCVELVIAKIDDIIIDEETGHCNGVIYHPSSAKAENDGTNTERFELYGDKVIMSIGPWTSKILPDCPISGLRAHSIIIQPENVEEISPYAVFTELKLNQNKFVSPEIYARKDEVYVCGEGDSSVLIPETTDDVEVVTEKCEELFNNVSKLSDKLKNGKVLKRQACYLPVLDIPSSSGPLIGETNVDNLYLASGHSCWGINNAPATGLLMSELLLDGEATSCDISALNPSLYFDASLIYDDEDDIDEDEDDIDEEERDRRNGGNASNGGNGDSGGSYTSGRASEDEYEDSYDEEDDE from the coding sequence ATGCCTCCTGCTTCAACTTTAACTTCGACATCAACGTCAACGTCAGCGTCTACTAGAACTACAAACCcaaccacaaccacaaATGTCCCCGAACAACAACCGGAATTTATAACCTACTCAACAACCCCCTCGGGCGCACATAAGGGGAAAACACACTACATCATTGTCGGTGCAGGCATCATTGGTGTCTGTATTGCCTTTTATCTAACCAGGCACCCGAAATTCGACCCAAAGAAACACCACATCACGATCTTGGAGGGCAAGCGTGTTGCCGGTGGCGCCAGTGGGAAGGCCGGTGGGTTGTTGGCGTTGTGGGCTTTCCCGCAACAGATTGTGCCTCTAAGTTTCCAGTTGCATCAAGATTTGGCAAACGAATTTGATGGAGAATCCGAATGGGGGTATCGTAGATTGACCACCATTTCAGTTGAGGGAGACATTTCCGATTCCAGATTGGAAATGATTGAAAGACAACGAATGAGTAGGAATCCCAATGATGATATGAGAAAATCGCTCAAAATGAATAGACAGCATATAAACAACAGTAATGAcaatagcaataacaataataacagTACAACCAGCATTggtaataacaacaacaacagcaacgGCAACGGCAATGACTCCTCGATTTCTCAAGTAGACGTGATGAGCAAACCAATGAGCAGGGCAACGacaatcaagaaaaattcCATTGAGATTGAATCCAACAATTCGAATTCCACCGATAAGTCATCGTCCCATCTACCGAAAAATCTTGGCTGGATCAATGACAAAGTTATAAATGACTGGAACCAATTGGGGAATGAGTCCACAACTGCCCAAGTCCATCCTTATCAATTCACAACATTTATTTTGAACCAATGCATTCAAACCGGATGTGTTGAGTTGGTGATTGCCAAGATTGACgatatcatcattgatGAGGAAACCGGACATTGTAATGGTGTTATATACCATCCATCTAGTGCCAAGGCGGAAAATGATGGAACGAATACTGAGCGATTTGAATTATACGGTGACAAGGTGATTATGTCAATTGGTCCATGGACATCCAAGATTTTACCTGACTGTCCAATTTCAGGATTGAGGGCCCATTCCATCATAATCCAACCAGAAAACGTTGAGGAGATATCTCCCTATGCGGTATTTACAGAATTGAAGTTAAACCAGAACAAGTTTGTCAGTCCAGAAATTTATGCGAGAAAGGACGAAGTTTATGTTTGTGGAGAAGGCGATTCTAGTGTCTTAATTCCTGAAACTACAGATGACGTTGAAGTGGTTACTGAGAAATGTGAAGAAttattcaacaatgtctCCAAATTAAGTGATAAACTGAAGAATGGCAAAGTTCTCAAAAGACAGGCATGCTATCTACCCGTTTTGGACATTCCCTCTAGTTCGGGTCCCTTAATTGGTGAAACCAATGTGGACAATCTCTATTTGGCATCTGGTCATTCCTGTTGGGGGATCAACAATGCGCCTGCTACAGGGTTGTTGATGTCCGAGCTGCTCTTGGATGGCGAGGCCACGTCCTGTGATATCAGTGCCTTGAACCCATCGCTCTATTTCGATGCCTCCTTGATTTATGATGACGAGGACgacattgatgaagatgaggacGATATCgatgaagaggaaagaGACCGCAGAAATGGTGGCAATGCTTCCAATGGGGGCAATGGCGATTCCGGTGGATCTTACACGTCTGGGCGTGCAAGCGAGGACGAATACGAAGATAGCTACGACGAGGAAGACGACGAATAG